In Meriones unguiculatus strain TT.TT164.6M chromosome 17, Bangor_MerUng_6.1, whole genome shotgun sequence, a single window of DNA contains:
- the LOC132648578 gene encoding sentrin-specific protease 2-like, protein KALEDQEKGRGLDRGPAVTVDMEKEISSALGPGSKDEILSCAFKLQMTRGDLWTLRNTQWLNDKVINFYMNLLMERNQSQGYPALHAFNTFFYTKLKSGGYRSVRRWTRAVNIFAKELLLVPVHLGMHWSLAVTDLRKKSIVYMDSTGQKRPDILELLFCYLREESKARRNSDLSPVEWKQHSMSAEEIPQQLNGGDCGVFACKYADYISRGQPITFSQQHMPLFRKKMVWEILHKRLL, encoded by the coding sequence aaggctcttgaagaccaagagaagggcagagggctggaccgtggtcctgctgtcacagtggacatggagaaagaaatcagcagtgcgctaggccctgggtcaaaagatgagatcttgagctgtgccttcaaactgcaaatgactcgaggagacctgtggaccctaaggaacacccagtggctcaatgacaaagtcatcaatttttacatgaatcttctcatggaaagaaatcaaagtcaaggctacccggcacttcacgcatttaataccttcttttacaccaagttaaagtctggtggctacaggtcagtcagaagatggacccgggcagtaaacatctttgccaaggaacttctcctggtcccagttcacctgggcatgcactggagcctggcggtcacagacttaagaaagaagagtattgtctacatggactccacgggacagaagagacccgacatccttgagctgcttttctgctatctgcgggaggagagcaaagcgagaaggaacagcgacctgagccctgtggagtggaagcaacacagcatgtcggcagaggagattcctcagcagctgaacgggggcgactgcggtgtgttcgcctgtaaatatgcagattacatttccaggggccagcccatcaccttctcccagcagcacatgcctctgttcaggaagaagatggtgtgggagatcctgcacaagcgcttactgtag
- the LOC132648484 gene encoding sentrin-specific protease 2-like has product KALEDQEKGRGLDCGPDITVDMEKEIGSVLGPGSKDEILSSAFKLQITRGDLWTLRNTQWLNDKVINFYMNLLMERNQSQGYPALHAFNTFFYTKLKSGGYRSVRRWTRAVNIFAKELLLVPVHLGMHWSLVFTDLRKKSIVYLDSLGQKRPDILELLFCYLREESKARRNSDLSPAEWKQHSMSAEEIPQQLNGGDCGVFACKYADYISRGQPITFSQQHMPLFRKKMVWEILHQRLL; this is encoded by the coding sequence aaggctcttgaagaccaagagaagggcagagggctggactgtggtcctgatatcacagtggacatggagaaagaaatcggCAGTGtgctaggccctgggtcaaaagatgagatcttgagctctgccttcaaactgcaaattactcgaggagacctgtggaccctaaggaacacccagtggctcaacgacaaagtcatcaatttttacatgaatcttctcatggaaagaaatcaaagtcaaggctacccggcacttcacgcatttaataccttcttttacaccaagttaaagtctggtggctacaggtcagtcagaagatggacccgggcagtaaacatctttgcaaaggaacttctcctggtcccagttcacctgggcatgcactggagcctggtgttcacagacctaagaaagaagagtattgtctaccTGGACTCCttgggacagaagagacccgacatccttgagctgcttttctgctatctgcgggaggagagcaaagcgagaaggaacagcgacctgagccctgcggagtggaagcaacacagcatgtcggcagaggagattcctcagcagctgaatgggggcgactgcggcgtgttcgcctgtaaatatgcagattacatttccaggggccagcccatcaccttctcccagcagcacatgcctctgttcaggaagaagatggtgtgggagatcctgcacCAGCGCTTACTGTAG